CTATTACTACGAATAGTAGTGTCTTGGGAGCTGTTTGCTTAAAAAAGTTCTTATTTAGCGGGAAATTGATTCGGTATGATTACATTTTCACTTTCTTTTATTATGTCATCGGCGAGAACATATTTCCCCTTGGTAAGAAAATATCATGTGATATGTCTATTGCGGTTAGAAATATATTGTTTAGTTTTAAAACTGATGCCGAATCGACATCAATTCCTGAAACTTCTTGTTCATGCGCACTTGAGATTTTAGTAGGGGCGTACATACTTGTTTCTCCTGGTAGGCATCCGCTTCTCCTACATGAACGCAAATACGTTTCAACGTAGTATACTTACAGAGACTTCGGCTTAAAATCATGCTGAAGCATTTTCTGGTTTCGAGGAATGCAGTGGAAAGCGCCGTAGTCGTTTCTTTAAATGATAGTAGTATGAAGAATATCTCGCAAAAATCTAAACGCAGGAGATAAAGAATACTACCTCAAACTCGTAAAAAATTTCCCGCGGAACGGAAAGGAACAGAAAAGCTTCTGAGTATTAGCCAAATTCATACGGCGCGGTCAAGTTCGTCTGAATTCACTTGTAGGGAAAAAATTCATAATGGCGGCGATTGTTTTGATGTACTTGGctagataaataataataaatcgaAGAAAAACGTTGTATATTGCAAAagtatatagtttatttatgatatcgattattaaagtttataaacatgGACAATACAAAGGATGTTAGCAATTATAGCTTTGAGGAATGTTCAGaatggctaaaaaatatagGTCAGTGTGCCACAGGAAATGTTCAAGAACTGCAGATAAAAattagaaagtttatgcgatatCCTCGTTTAGTAAAACGTCTAGAAgacaaagcaaataaaaattacaagtttagTTGTAGCTTAGATCCCACAAATATTCCTCCAACTACAGCTAAATGGTGTAAAAAGGATGAGGATCTACCACTTATCAATGAAGATATATTTAAGAATtactgcaaaatgaaaacatatggtAGTTTAGGCCAGCAAGAAAAGGCTATTAGAATGTTACAGAGTAGAAAGATAGTAACTGTTAAAACTTTAGTTGATAATTTGTGTACATATGTAAAAGCAATGTTCAAAAAGTCATATGGTACTGAAGCAAGGCCAGCAGTgcttgtttttgaaaatgggtACCCTCAAAAAGCTCATTGCAGTTGTCCAGTTGGTGCAAGTGGCTTATGCTGTCACGTTCTtgcagttttgttatttttaaaacatttcaacGACACTGGCAATCAAATTTTGGAACTGACTGTGACACAACAGTTACAAAAATGGCATCGGCGGTCTAAAAAAGGCTCTATTCCAATGGTTCCATTAAAGGCTATAAAAGTTAAGTCAgcaaatgtaaaaaagaaaaatggaaaagttgttCTTAATGCTGCAGATCCAAGTGAATCTTATTTTAAAAGAGATGTCACTTCAATTATGAAAACTTTAAAGGAAaaactcaaaaatgaaaaacctgTAGAACAGCATGTCTACCAAGTGTTAATGAAAACTGATTTGGGAAAAACTACCTTACTTGGCCAACTGAGCTGATCATGACTATTGTGGTGTAGCCTTATACAACGAAAATATTATAAGATATGACATTAACAAAGAGCAAAGAATAGTAGAATATGTCCACAAACCAGTTTCTAAAACAAACACTACcaacataataaacaaaatagttAATCAAAATAAAGTAGCTGTccaaattgaaaaatcgtttacaGTGTATACTCATAAAAcagatgaaattaaaaatttacatgcTGATATCAATAAACAAATGAACCCAAATAATAAGGAAGTAATAATAGACATCAGTTTTTTAGAAGCTCCAAAGCCATGTGgtacaaattattttaatatttctcaGAACACCACTGAGTGGCAATCTGCTAGATATATGAAAATTACTGGTAGTAGACTACCAGCCCTTCTTGGTATTTATGGGCGAAAAAAGTTTCAAGAAATGTGGGATGTTGTGAAATTGGGTAAACCTGAAAAGGATATATCTTTCATACCAAATATAGCCCGTGGTCAAAAATTTGAGAATGATGCTATCAAAAATTTTCAGTTAAAGTCAAAAGCAACTGCACAAAAATGTGGATTTTTTACAGATCTAACTGACAACCATTATGGCGCAAGCACTGATGCACTTGGCCCTGCAGGAATTTTATTAGAAGTCAAGACAAGAGGACATGGTGCTTTTAGATATGTCCATAAAAAATGCCATTAAACCTTGATGAACACCATGACGGCAAATAGTCAGGACAGCTAGTAATTCTGTTGCTTTATCTAGTGATCTATTTAGTGATGGTGTGTGACAACAGTCAGGATATGGGATCAGGTGAAAGTAAGGCATAAGACAGTCTAATAGCATGTTAAATTGGGGCAATGTTAAACCacataaatattgaaaatttgaCGGATTTTTAATGTTAGAAAAAGTAAACTGTTCTGAAGTAATAGACATATTATCAGAacgtatttttctgttattatttaCCAATagcttgttttgaaatttcataGTTGCAAGTTCCTTATTTAACCTGGCGATTTTTACTTGGGATTCGGTAAGCTCTTTATTTAGTCTTAAAATTTCAGCATTtgctttttccaatttttttctgtattgtaACTTTGAAGGGTTGCGTTTTTTAGAAGAGATATATGTACTAGACTTTGTTAGGGTTCttcgtgcttttgatgagcatgGAGTATTTATATTTTGGTTCATTATATTTCTGGCAGTTACCAACTTTTGTTTAGCATttcttaatctttttttgtAAAGTTCTGTGGCTGATTTTTTTACCAAGTTATTAGCATTCTCATATTTCTGTTCAAGCTTTTGGAAATTTCTTTCTGAAACGACAACATCTGGCAAGTCTGTCACTGATAATCTCTTATTGGAGCTCCAGTGTTCACAGCAAATATACCCATTTTTCCAGCTAATACcatctgtttttaaaatcttccgttattgcgattttaaagattctaaTCTTGGTAAacgataaaattttaaaggtttCCCATCAATACCCAAAGTTGTGTGGTTGTTGAAACACAAGGCTGATGCACAAGACCACTTAACCATTGTTTGTTCGTTGTAGTTTTTATCTAGCTAACGTTTGTAATGACACCTTCCAGTATATTCGGAAAGGTCTTCACCAAGTGTTAAACTATACGATTATGCAGCTAAATGTTTATAATAACGTTATAACATAATATAAAGCTGGACGTTTTGTGTTTAACTCCATTTGCTTCACTTTAGAAGCCCAACAAACCCCCCATTATGGATTTTTCTCCCCACAAGCAAAACATTAGCGCCCATTCCTCCGGCCTATGAATTTGGCTAATGCATACTTAAAATGCTTACATCACATGGACGGAAAATTTTCTCTTCCGTTCCCTTCCAAACAAAGTAGAAACcagttcaactttttctttgcgTTATGTACGGAAACGACAGGTAGAAAATTAGCTAAccaattatattattttatttcgtgaGAAATGCGCAAGTGTGTGTACTTTCTGTATGGAAATATGCACAATGTTATGAAGTGGAATTTACAAGCAAAAAAACTTCCTGTTCTGTCCTGTTTCTATCCGTTCCCTTTCCATTAAGCGTTGAAAAGAATTAACTCCAGGTTAAGCATCTCCTTAACGTAAACTAGGGCTAGTTGGAAACCAAACTTAGGGGGTATACAGGAACTGAGATTATGACAAAATTGCGTtcaaatgagaaaaatattatcTCGCACGCCGAAATCTTGGGCGCGCATGATCGACATCTCGCTAATCTAGGAGTTTTTTCCTGTATGAACAGAAGTTTTCTCGGTAGGCAATAAATataatgtatataatttttagaaataaaaactaGATTCTTATcacaatattattattatttttattatttcatttatttaaagttggttTTACATAGTAAATGGTAAATACTAGTTTACACcaactaaagtaaaaaaaaaaaataaaaaaaaaacacaaagatgtaccaaacattaaaaataagagaCGAGAATAGCCGACTTATGTAGCCTACATGTGCAGAGATCTGAAAGATTAAGTGAGATAAGTTCCTTTTTAAAACTCTTGATGGAGAGAGAACTCTTCACTCTGTCAGGCAAAGAGTTCCATAACAAACAACTTCGAAACAAAAAAGATCTAGTACCAAAGCGTGTTGATGGTAAAAGTAGACTATTTTTGCTGCGCAAATTGTAACTGATACGTCTTATAGCGTAAAAAGACTGCATAAATGACGGATTTTCGTCCGttaatgttttataaatctCTATGCAGATTATACGTAAATGCAGTTCGTGAATTTGCACACTGTTACAATTTACCAACAAGTCCTGATAACTGGAATGATAGTCTTTTGTTACAGCTCTCAATGCACGTTTGTGTGTtgaaatgattaatttatacTGCACAGCACTGCAATACATCCATATAATGGGACAATAggtaaatattgataaaatataagaattaaGCAATAACTTTGATTGTTCAAAACTAATGAATCGTCTTATTCTGTAAAGACATCTGACATtgctatttccttttttacatAGATTAGAGATGTGctcattaaaagtgagacaTCTATCAATAGTAATGCCTAATAATTTTACAGATTAAGCAATAGACACTCTCTGGTATTTTCTCCACCCAAGATTGCGTTTCTTATCTATGCTACAGAAACAAAAAGTGAACATACTATCATGCTGAAACAATTTCCGCGAATATTCAACATACTAGTGGTTATAACGCGCGAAAAATCCAAGAATTTACTACAAAGTGACACCGCAGCCAACTCGTTAAAATTGTACTCCACTAcacgtgttttttttataagaacaaagtttATAAGAACGGAAGGCttcaaaaccttaaaaattaaCAACATTGAAAGGCTATCCCcgatttttgtgttcttataaaaaacaacgtGTAGCCATGGAAACACGTTATACAAGAAACCCTACATGCGATGTGGTTGGATAAAACAAGAAACACTATAACAGCTTGGATTTTTCTTGCTCCTTATAGATATAATTTTAATTAGATATAcatatattcttataaaaaatgattttatggaTTTACaatatctatattaaaatacaagTAGTATCGAGACGTACGCAATGCGGTATTAAAAGGACGAGTGAACCCGtgtatttttccacgggccaccgactagttctTGTCAAATACTGCATTTgttaagaaagagaaaaaattttgaaatactCAGAGTGGGGTCATTTTCCAatcttttgaaattatttaacCAACGTAGGTTCAAATAGATCCAAGTACATGATTTTTATATAATGGTTGAAAGTAAATTTGTTAGAATTCCACAAATAGGAGTAACTATGTTTGCAAATTTTCCTAATACGATcacgagaaaaaaaaaattcaaacaacgAAATCCCTTTTTTACCTGTTCCGTAGGTTATGTCATATCGTTTTTTAGGTCTAAAACAATCAATAAAAACAGTTGAACCATTAAAAAGTATTACAAGAAGTAGATAACTCGTTCTCTATAAACacctataaacaaaaaaacaaacagtgttttaacttttttttcatgtttatttttaaacctaAAGATGAATTCATATCTCCCAAGTACATTGCGAATAAAAAATCATTGTTGGTCAATTAAGTCGACTATAATCTAAATGCAACAATGTTCTTGGCTTGTCATAACATCTTAGTATCTTTAATTTTAAGGATTTTAAGTACTTCTGACCTGatacttgttttttaataaatacgtttctttcaaattaaaaaagtgtGCCTTGCTTTGCTCTCTTATTTGTAGCCTTTGCAGCAAATTATTCGCAATTCACCATTTGGTATAAATTACATATATCTACATATATCTACACACATTCGTAAAGACCTGTTTGTCTCCTAAAGCCAACTTAAACAGAAAATAATTggagaaatgttttaaaaatgcttttataaAATTATGTTGCTTGAGCTGGGCTTGACTTGTTAAGTGGCAGGGTATAGAATCGTTAATCTTTAATATTGTTGCTCTTCCAAAGTAGTTCAATTTTTATAGCAACTACTCAGTTTTTTAATTCTCTTCCAGGAAAAGAACTTGGAATTGGACATAAATTACACattttgacttattttatctacacTATATACAATGAACTTTTATTCAAGAGTCGCAATATTACCCATCGATTGCAACTGAATATATTCCAGTTATATCCAACTATGTTCCAACCATCATGCCAGTAAAATATGAACCTCTGAGTGCAACTAAAAGGTGCCGGGGCGAGTTGTTGCGAACGTAAATGGATGCATATTGTTTTGCCTAGGATAGAGAAATGAGAAGATATTATAAGGATTTAAAATGACTAATTTCTGATATAATTCAAAATAGCTAAGTGCTAGAGGGAAAAGCATAATTGCAACTATCACCATCACCTTATTCCACCCCTCACTTCCACCCATAAACCCCACCCCCTACTCACATGCAGGGTTAAGTGAGATTCTCTCTTTTCATCGATTAAACGTAGTATCAAAGTCGTAAAAATATTGGTTATAAGTTAATAAGTTTGTATATATACACGTTGATGCTTTGCTATGGATTGTTATATATTATTGAACATTGTCTCCTTGACGAACAAATAATGATATATATGTATGAATACGTGTCTAAATTCTTGTCAATTAAATTTCTAAGATTGTCTACTAGAGTAAAAATAAACGTTCCTACCTGGAGATAACAGTGTCCACTCACATTCACTGAAAAGATTCTGCTGTTGGTTCCAATCCCAGACGTTGTCTTGATACCTCTAAAATAATAATGATGCTGTTTTTCTAGGAtatttaataaaacattttcaaaacgcAATCAACTAATGTTTTCTTTTGCAAACAcaaattaaacctaaaaaatcACTTACGAGTTTTTGCTGCATTTTCCATCAATACATATGTGGACTGTCAAAAAATCTTTTCGAACCCAATCTTTAACGTCATGTGGTAGAGCAAGGTGGATAGTTGCATGAAAGCTATACATTGCTCTTATGGGTGCAGTGAAGCGACCAGTAGTAAGATCTATTGCGCTGCCTCGTACAAAGCATCCAGTTTTTGACACCTGCAAATATAGTGATATTTCTTAAGCTACTATCTGACGTAGAGAGCAGAAGCAGATATATTGCGTGCTTTAAAACACGAGGTAGGTGCTTAGAATACTTTAAGGCCTTTGTTTGAATTTTAAATCAAGCAACTGCGTTTGTGTAAAGTGAACTgtagtaaaatataaatattcatGAAAAAATTACGTAAACGTCATCTTCTCCTAAATTCTTGCAAATAAACAACCTTTTCTGCACAAAAGTGTAGTGTATTACCTCGTATCCTTTTAATTCTGTATTACTTTTAGGAACTAGACGTGTGCTTGATTCAGTTGTTGCAGAGAAGCCTGCTAATATATCAGGAATAGCCACTGCCATCATGTTTGACAAAGATGATGTAAACCTTCCGCTTCGCGTTTGTGGTTGCACTAGAAttgaagaaaatgtttataaTCCTTTATGTTTATTCTAAGGATGGGAAATCACATGTGTGACGCATCACATGTGCAATCACTTCTGAAGAAATATTAGTGAAAGGTGTTGTTGAGATTGCCTTCGACTTTTGGATAAATTATTTGCATGATACTCTAATGATTCATAGCACTTACAAGTTTTGGTTCGAagcactcttcttaattttgatATGACTCTTGTTACAGATGCTTCTATTCCAGCGGGACCAGGGGGACCACGTGGGCCAATTGGTCCCATGTTTTTCTATAATATAGGCAAAGGAAACTTAAAGACATGCGAAGTTGCCATTTTGTTGGTGCACAATGTCATTCAGCGTTAACTTACTAGTGACcatgcttttttgttgttgtgcttTCCTTTCCTCTTTTTCTTCCCTTTATGTGGATAGTTTTCACCATCTATTTGTTGCAGCATATCCAATGTCTTTGCTGAATTTGGTTTTCGAATTCCTTTTGAAGACTAGAAATAAAGATAACTGAAAATattgactttatttttttttttttgaaaaaagcgttTTTTTAACTCCGTGATGTTATGCACCCTTGTAAAGTTCTGTCGCTCGCACTCAGCTGAGTGTCGATAACTATAAATTAAAATTCGGCTAAAGTTGAGAAAATACCATTAAACTTGAAATTAGCAGGCTACATATTTTAAAAGgttcgtaaaattgaaaaaggcCACTGTTGAATTTGGCAATATATTCAAACCTGTGACTTGTACTCATCAAATTTCCAAATGCAACAAATCCCTACCTGTGTCAAACGGCCATCGCCATCAACACCAAAAATATTTCTTCCGGTCTGCAAAATAGCTCTTTGCATCGTTGCATTTAGTCGGAGATATTTCTGACATCTCACCGCAGAGagaaaaatgacaaaaactgCTGAAATCACGTGAGATCTCATTTTGCGTGAGTAAAGGTTGGTACGGCGTATTTCTTCCTGTCTCTATAAAAAATGGGAGTTTCAATACCAATACTAATACCTGACTTTGCATGGTGAAGTGCGTGAAGACAAACAAAAGTAGGTATGAAATtgaaattattgttattattattccgaatatttatacaggaaagCCACTCCAGCGTTGGatacactgttatcaatgtgggtcctgtgttcggaatgtatacattaagtatacaccggcaatacctacccaattttcCTTACATGgtatgggttgacccgtagctgtggtaaaggcactCGCTAAATATGCCCGACCTTTGGACCGAACCACAGACCTTGTGATTAGAAAGCGAACTCCAGAACCACAAGGCCATGCGCCATGCGCGTTACTAAAATACTGCCTGTCAATGATCAGGCCTAGATCAACCTAGAATTGGGAGCCACAGACGAACCCACTTTATTACGTGCGACAACATGTTAGTGATGAAAACGAACACACGGGAAACGAACAGGCACAGGGATGTGAAATATTAAAGATTTACCTACAAAAACAGTTTTATAAACAGTAGTAATTGGATTTGAGATTCCAGTGTTTGGATTTAGACCTAATTTTGTGTTACAATTCACTACCTGTTAGATTCTAATTCTAATTTTAGATAGATTTTGTAGTGTTGTTTATTATTAAACTCAACTTGTAAAGAAGGCAAACATCTCCAAATTTAGCATAATTGTTTGTATAATATTTATCTGTTTTTAGAAGCACTGAGATTAAAGATTTATTATAGTGATCAAAATAACTGTGAAGATGTTAGCATGTTATTCTTTGGTCAACGACTCTCTCTCTCTTGATGTGATAGGTAAATCTTTGTATATCTATATTTTCGAAAGTGCACGTGATGTCTACCTTATTTGTAAGTTCGTGCAAGTTTTCAAAGGGGAGTTGCTACTCCAGCTTCATTATTTAACAGTTATTAAATGTTGTTTCCTTTACTTCCCGTTTTCATACTCCTGTTGAAATATTGGAACACGGTGCCGAGACAATGTGAAGTAATGCTATACAAAATTTTTAGAACCttttttggaataaaaatgTTTCGCGCGAGTTATTTTACGGACGTTTGCCCAAATATATAACCATCCGATATTTTTTAAAGTGAGCATGATTTTTACAAGAGCCATGGCTAAGGACTTTTAAAAACTTGAATTCGCCAACAACGCTGTACTGCAAGGGAAAGTGAGTTTTGACGTTTTCTTGGCATAAAGCCCAAAGATATTTCAAGGACGCTTTTAGCAAGGACAAAACGAATTGACATTTTAGGTTCGTGACAGTAAAATCACATTTGGAAGAGAAACTATCCATTAAATATTAATCAAAGGTGCTTTTATACATTGTTCAGATCTAGATTCATATAGAAGCTAGTATGATCTTTCAAATCTCTTGTTCTGATATAGAAACCTGTGCACATCAGTTAAGGCAAAGTCTATAACATGAATAAACATGCTTGATCATGATCTTCTTGTACTTGGTCACGTATCAAGAATCCTCTCAAATATAGACAAGATCACGTCAGTTAGAACAAACGACCTTTTAATCTGCAAATTCAAATATAAAACTGACACATATACGATTGTTGTTGATTCATCTTGTGCCAAACAACATGATAAGGATATCGAATCACTCTTCTTATGTTCTCCAAACAGTTTTTTCGTTCCCTTAGTTTGACAACCTGTTTCCTACGTAAGTTGTATTCTTCCAAGATTGATATTACATTGATATAATCAAATAAATCGTCGTGATCTCAAAgatattttagatttttaagTCGGCAATTACATGGAGGTAAAGATGGTATTTTAGGAACCCTTTGGTTTAAATATAATAGGTCACCCAGATTGTAGGTACCTGCAGTTTCTGACAAACAAGTACCAATGATTGTGAGAATTGTTTTAGGGTCCATACAACTATATTTGTTTATTgaccttttttcattttttgcgcatctttttattattattctttttaaatatcaaaaaattcacAAGTAAATCGCTCGTTA
The genomic region above belongs to Hydractinia symbiolongicarpus strain clone_291-10 chromosome 4, HSymV2.1, whole genome shotgun sequence and contains:
- the LOC130640684 gene encoding adipolin-like; this encodes MRSHVISAVFVIFLSAVRCQKYLRLNATMQRAILQTGRNIFGVDGDGRLTQSSKGIRKPNSAKTLDMLQQIDGENYPHKGKKKRKGKHNNKKAWSLKNMGPIGPRGPPGPAGIEASVTRVISKLRRVLRTKTLQPQTRSGRFTSSLSNMMAVAIPDILAGFSATTESSTRLVPKSNTELKGYEVSKTGCFVRGSAIDLTTGRFTAPIRAMYSFHATIHLALPHDVKDWVRKDFLTVHICIDGKCSKNSGIKTTSGIGTNSRIFSVNVSGHCYLQAKQYASIYVRNNSPRHLLVALRGSYFTGMMVGT